The Streptomyces pratensis genomic interval GGGACCCACTCGGCGAGCTGGTCGGGTGTGCCGGAGGCGAATATCCCGGCAACCGCGAGCGAGGTGCCGAACAGCGCCATACCGATGCCGGCATCGCCCCAGAAGAGCTCCTCGTTGGCGATCTGGAGGGAGAGTCCGCTCGGGTCCCCGTACATGTCGGCGAGCGACTCGAATCCGTACAGACCGATCTTGGCCGCCTCCTGGATGACCGGCCAGGGAGTCTCTTCCCTGGCGTCCCACTCCGCAGCCGCCGGGCGCACCACCTGGGCGGCGAAGCCGTGCACCCAGTCGCGCAGATCCTGCTGTTCCTCGGTCAGGGCGAGGGAGAAGTAGCTCATGGGCTCAGGCCTTCGGGATGTCGAAGTAGCGCGTGAGTCCCGAGGCCAGGCCGACGTCACCGGCGACCTTCAGCCTGCGCATCATGAACATCGTCACGGGATTGCCGTTGCCGGAGACCAGCTTGAGGAATTCGGCGTCGCCCATCACCAGCGTCGTACGGGGCTCGGCGTCCGAGCGGCCCGCGCTCACCGTGCACGCCCCGTCGGCTATGGAGGTCTCGTAGACCTCCTCGCTCTCGCCGGTGATCTTCCAGCGGATCAGGGCCTTCAGCTGACCGGCCGCCTCCGGGCGGAACTGCTGCCGCATCCGGCCGAAGACCTCGCCCAGCACCCGGGCGCGCAGTTCACCGTGCATGACCTCGCCGAGCTGCTTGGCGGACAGGCCCTTGACGATCCGCGCGAACTCCTCCGGGGAGACGGCGGTGAAGTCGAGCCCGGACAGTTCATCGGTGAGGCTGCCGCTGCTGTTGTCGGACACGCCAAATCCTTACTCCAGAGTAAACTTACTTCTGAGTA includes:
- a CDS encoding SCP2 sterol-binding domain-containing protein, which translates into the protein MSDNSSGSLTDELSGLDFTAVSPEEFARIVKGLSAKQLGEVMHGELRARVLGEVFGRMRQQFRPEAAGQLKALIRWKITGESEEVYETSIADGACTVSAGRSDAEPRTTLVMGDAEFLKLVSGNGNPVTMFMMRRLKVAGDVGLASGLTRYFDIPKA